In Lepisosteus oculatus isolate fLepOcu1 chromosome 15, fLepOcu1.hap2, whole genome shotgun sequence, one genomic interval encodes:
- the p2ry8b gene encoding P2Y purinoceptor 8, translating into MSLACIMTNAMPINRTSSISDDTLEMITSPYLTVVLPVIYLLVFIISTPCNVISLWLLCFHTKCNNPMIIFAINLSLTDLLYSIFLPFQIIYHLKGNDWPFGNVMCSVSTAAFYGNMNCSILTSCAISLERYCGIVKPLRTKHWRTARKASIVCILIWMFVLTLHIPILSHDLTFPVNQLNITTCFDILPKTLFPQKIFGYLYFGAVFLFFFFLPLIIFIICYSSIIKTLISSQDIDTKQSKEKTLYLIVVLVLCFIACYLPNMFLQVLHMIYKYKGQSLYIYYKLTLGINSLNCCFDPFVYYFASREFRGKLQQKLCCKFNGPEEQTTSNLSDQASAPLTSHKTANKTSL; encoded by the coding sequence ATGAGCTTGGCCTGCATCATGACTAATGCCATGCCCATCAACAGAACATCCTCCATCTCTGACGACACCCTGGAGATGATCACTAGCCCATACCTCACAGTGGTCTTGCCTGTCATTTATCTGCTGGTCTTCATCATCAGCACACCCTGCAACGTCATCTCACTCTGGCTGCTTTGCTTCCACACCAAATGTAACAACCCAATGATAATATTCGCCATCAACCTTTCTTTGACAGAtcttttgtacagtatctttcttCCCTTCCAAATTATCTACCACCTTAAAGGCAATGACTGGCCATTTGGGAATGTCATGTGTAGTGTATCCACTGCTGCTTTCTATGGGAATATGAATTGCTCGATTTTGACTTCCTGTGCAATCAGTCTGGAACGCTACTGTGGGATTGTAAAGCCCCTGCGCACCAAACACTGGAGGACCGCAAGAAAAGCTTCCATTGTGTGTATTTTAATATGGATGTTTGTCCTAACATTACACATCCCTATACTATCTCATGATCTGACATTTCCTGTCAACCAGTTAAACATCACAACGTGTTTTGATATCCTCCCTAAAACTTTGTTCCCTCAAAAAATATTTGGCTATCTGTATTTTGGCgcagtatttcttttctttttcttcctgccattgattattttcataatttgcTACTCCTCCATCATTAAAACGCTCATAAGTTCCCAGGATATTGACACCAAGCAATCCAAGGAGAAAACATTGTACCTTATTGTGGTTTTGGTTCTTTGCTTCATTGCCTGTTACTTGCCCAACATGTTCCTTCAAGTCCTTCACATGATTTACAAATATAAGGGCCAAAGCTTGTACATCTATTACAAACTGACACTAGGCATCAACAGCCTGAACTGCTGCTTCGATCCCTTTGTGTACTACTTTGCTTCCAGGGAATTCCGAGGGAAGCTACAACAAAAACTCTGCTGCAAGTTCAATGGGCCCGAAGAACAAACCACATCCAATTTGTCAGACCAAGCAAGTGCCCCATTAACGAGCCATAAAACTGCCAACAAAACgtctttgtga
- the p2ry8 gene encoding P2Y purinoceptor 8 → MVWNTTQLDNETLEMFRNTVVRNTLSIVYCIVILISLPGNGLSLWLLLFRTHSKTPTIIYMINLTITDLAICLFLPFHINYHLNGYNWVFGDELCRVVTIMFYSNMYCSILTMTAISVDRWIGVLRPIWYKKVMKKKYAAMVCLGMWATILMVMYPLESTDLTYKVQELNITTCFDVLKKSMLPSLGHWAVFLFTLFVLLFLIPFIVTVCCYTGIIFRLMKNNKGTEFHKKRRAVLLTITVLFVFTTCFAPNNVILFAHMVQRLFFDKSLYTAYKLTLSLSCLNSCLDPFIYYFASKEFRRKVRKVLGYSNNSSDVPKVFYRKESILSARTLMST, encoded by the coding sequence ATGGTCTGGAATACAACTCAGCTTGATAATGAGACCCTGGAGATGTTCAGGAACACAGTGGTCAGAAATACCCTCTCTATTGTCTACTGCATCGTTATTTTGATCAGCCTTCCAGGCAATGGCCTTTCTCTCTGGCTCCTGCTCTTCCGCACGCATTCCAAGACTCCCACCATCATTTACATGATCAACCTCACTATCACTGACCTGGCCATATGCTTGTTCCTGCCTTTCCACATCAACTACCATCTCAATGGGTACAACTGGGTCTTTGGTGATGAGCTCTGCAGAGTTGTAACCATCATGTTCTACTCCAACATGTACTGCTCCATTTTGACAATGACTGCCATTAGCGTAGACCGCTGGATTGGAGTGCTGCGTCCAATATGGTACAAAAAGGTCATGAAAAAAAAGTATGCGGCGATGGTGTGTCTGGGAATGTGGGCAACCATTTTGATGGTTATGTATCCATTGGAGAGCACTGACTTAACCTATAAAGTGCAGGAGCTGAACATAACCACTTGCTTTGATGTCCTCAAAAAATCAATGCTCCCTTCTCTAGGACACTGGGCGGTCTTCCTGTTTACTTTGTTTGTTCTTCTTTTCTTGATTCCTTTCATTGTTACGGTGTGCTGCTACACTGGGATCATCTTCAGGCTcatgaaaaacaacaaaggCACCGAGTTCCATAAAAAGAGAAGGGCGGTGCTTCTTACTATCACAGTGCTATTCGTTTTCACCACATGCTTTGCTCCCAATAATGTCATTTTGTTCGCCCACATGGTTCAAAGACTTTTCTTTGACAAGTCACTGTACACAGCCTACAAATTGACTCTGTCCCTTAGCTGCCTGAACAGCTGCCTGGATCCCTTCATCTATTATTTTGCTTCCAAAGAATTTAGGAGAAAGGTGAGGAAAGTTCTGGGATATAGCAACAACAGCAGTGACGTTCCTAAAGTTTTCTACAGAAAAGAGAGCATACTTTCAGCCCGAACACTCATGAGTACATGA